GGATGACCATCTTCTACGTGGTTTAGAAGACAGGAGGCTCGTTACCTTCCAGAGCTTCTTTCAATGGTGTAACGAACCGCTGGAACTCCATCTCTTCCATGGCTGAGAGCACATCACTGGCATTCAGCGTCTTGCGCTTTCCTTTCATTGCAAAGTTGTTAGCACTGAGAGAAGAGAAAGGCTGTCAGACTCTCTCTTGTTTGTAAGGGGTGAGTGGGAAAAGGAGCACCCAGAGGTGGAACGGAAAAGCCTGCCTCTTACATGCATGGATTTTGGTGTGACAGGGGTAAGTCCTTCCCTTCTCTGCACAAAAAAGCTAAAGCAAAGttattttgttgtgttgttttgctTCAGAACTTGTAAGAACTGGCAGAGGACTGTGAACCTGTCCCCACCGAGGGAGGACACAATCATTGGGGTTTGTGGGCTCCCGGCCAGCAACTCCCAGCCAGGTATCCCCGCGCCTCGCTGATGTCTCTGTCCCGCTCACCAGGATGTGGCGTACAGCACGAAGACGCTGGCGGCGCGGGAGATGGCGCTCCGGGCCTCCTTGGAGATGTTGACACCGTCCGGGAGCTGCGAGGAGACCGGGGGTGAGCAAAGCTGCCGTTCCAGCACCTGCTTCCCTCCTGCCCATTCGTCCGCCCCCCCGAGCTGCTCACCGCCTCCTTGATGATCCTGGTGATGACGGCGTTGGGCAGGTTTAGGTCCTCGGGCCTCTCCGCCATTGCCGCCGCTGGGGCTTAAACTCCCCTTCGCCTCCGCTTCAGGGAGCTACTGCGTCCGGACTTCCCGCGTCGCTACGGTCTGACCCTCCGAGGCTTCCGTCCCGCCCCACGTGGCCCACAGTGTCCCACAGTGCTCCGCGCGCCAtagcctccctcctccccccaaagCACGGCCTCCGCCTCAAATACCGGCGCATCCGGATTTTGAAGCCGCAGTGGTTTTGGCCCGCCAACGCTTCCATCCAACCCCACCGCATCCCGCACGCCCCTCCCCAGGTCCGTTTCTCTGCTTCTCGCCATCGCCGCGTCGGGAACCTTCTCACCAACTTATTTGGCTCAATGGAGCTTCCGTCCGTGTCCCATGGTGCTCTGCGCCGCTGCTTGGCGACGGCGCGGCCGGGCGTAGCGTGTGGGAGACGAAGGCGTGGCTGACTCGGCTGGGCGGGTCCCTTTAGGACGCGAGGCAGGCTCTGGCCCGCCGGGTCCGTTAATCTCCTCACCGCGCGGCAAGGGGCTACGTTTTACCACTTGACTTAGCAACCCTAAGCGGTTTGGAATCTGCTTTGCTTTCACAGGACCTCAGCCCGTCGTGATCAGAttctcccactttcttttttctttcctggaatgGAGCGGGCaatctttttccatctctacCGAAGTTGAtgttcatttttaatcttttcgcCGTTCACACCTTTGTAATAATGGTACTGAGTGTTAtttagattttgttgttgttgtttgtttttaacgcGAACTATTTAGGCAGCCCAGGGATAATGCTGGCCATATAGAGATGCGCCTGATTAGGTCTCAGGAGTCAATTCGGGCTGGGCAGGTAACGAAAGGGCGAGAAGCAGCCTTTTCGTTGTAAGAAGAATGCAACATCACATTCGCTTTCAAAAACCgtgttaaaattgtatttatttttcagttaaattGTTGATCATACATCTTTTCCAGTTAAAACCATTCTCAAGGTTTTGCAatggcgtttttttttttttgttttttggttttttttttgagacagagtctcactctgtcgcccaggttggagtgcagtggcgcgatttcggctcactgcaagctccgcctcccgggttcacgccattctcctacctcagcctcccgagtagctgggactacagactcccaccaccacgcccggccattttttttgtatttttagtagagacagggtttcaccgtgttagccaggatggtctgatttcctgacctcgtgatccgcccgcctcggcctcccaaagtgcagggattacaggcgcgggccaccgcgcccggcgcaaTGGCGTTTTAagttgtttttaagttatttttatattaagttcGTAGAAATTCTCACTCCcgctgattttatttattttttaatttttaaaatttcttgacaggatctcactgcgtcccccaggctggagtgcagcggcacggtctcggctcactcactgtagcctcgacctccctggcttaggtggtcctcccacctcagtcccaaatagctggggctacaggtgcgttccatcacacccagctaattttttgtatttttcgtagagacagggtttccccatgttgcccaggctggtctcgatctccagggctcaagtgattcgccctcagccttgcaaagttctgagattacaggcgtgagccaccgcgcccagcctcccgCTGAGAATTAATGCCGCTTTTTTTTCCCGTCAAGCATGCAGTCCCAAGTCGCCCTGTAGTTTTCCTGCTTTCGATAGAAGCCTGAttatagagaaatattttaaaacaaaagagcaAATGCTATGATAAATGGCAACTGAAAGTGCTTCAATTAGAGACCATAAGGTCTGGTGGGGGAACTCCGCTTGGATAGAATAGACCTGGCTGAAACCGTCAGGGCTGTTAAGCGCTAGTCAGTTGCTCTTCACTGGAATTGGGCCCAGTGTTGTCAAGTATTTTGGTCCCTAAAAGCCAGAAATCTGGACATTGTGggctatttcaattttaaaattgattcaaAGTGCCAGCCAAACAAAACAAgtaataggccaggtgcaatCCCAGGCTGATAGTTTATCTTTGATCTAAATTATAAAACTGTTTAGAACAGGGAGTTTGTTTATTACTGTTCATGTCCAAAGCAGTTCCCCTCACATATTtagtaatcaataaatgtgttgaataaaagaaagaaatggacacTGTCCTTAAAAAGTTCTTAGGGATAAGGTGGTAGTTAGTGATTGCCTAAAACACCTCTAGAAAGGAA
The nucleotide sequence above comes from Nomascus leucogenys isolate Asia chromosome 8, Asia_NLE_v1, whole genome shotgun sequence. Encoded proteins:
- the POLE3 gene encoding DNA polymerase epsilon subunit 3 — its product is MAERPEDLNLPNAVITRIIKEALPDGVNISKEARSAISRAASVFVLYATSCANNFAMKGKRKTLNASDVLSAMEEMEFQRFVTPLKEALEAYRREQKGKKEASEQKKKDKDKKTDSEEQDKSRDEDNDEDEERLEEEEQNEEEEVDN